In one window of Mus pahari chromosome 3, PAHARI_EIJ_v1.1, whole genome shotgun sequence DNA:
- the Ndufaf1 gene encoding complex I intermediate-associated protein 30, mitochondrial, giving the protein MAMTSIYKLLTGTYVHRNFLRPRAALPPFVGNHFVDYSSNSLQKKVTSADRVSQQGKTEEGLQAHDHKEVALDAPSPDRTPEVSFDKAIRDEAIEHFRRFKDEIVAHLRGPDGRPLQEVIVEQARVVWQFREKEDLDKWTVTSDKTIGGRSEVFLKMSKNNRSALLYGTLSSEAPQDGDSRQSGYCAMISRIPRGAFERKLSYDWSQFNTLYLRVRGDGRPWMVNIKQDTEFIQRKNQMYSYFMFTRGGPYWQEVKIPFSKFFFSNQGRVRDVQGPLVLDKISSIGFTLSDKVDGPFFLEIDFIGVFTDPAHTEEFAYENSPALNPRLFR; this is encoded by the exons atggCAATGACTTCCATTTACAAATTACTGACTGGCACTTACGTTCATAGAAATTTCCTGAGGCCAAGGGCTGCATTACCTCCATTTGTGGGCAATCACTTTGTAGACTATTCTTCCAATAGTCTTCAGAAAAAAGTGACTTCTGCGGACAGAGTCTCCCAGcagggaaagactgaagaaggCTTACAAGCACATGACCACAAAGAAGTTGCTTTAGATGCGCCTTCTCCTGACAGGACACCTGAAGTTAGTTTTGATAAAGCAATTAGAGATGAAGCAATAGAACATTTTAGACGTTTTAAGGATGAAATTGTGGCTCATTTGAGAGGCCCAGACGGCCGCCCACTACAAGAGGTCATAGTGGAACAAGCCAGGGTTGTCTGGCAGTTTCGTGAAAAAGAAGATTTGGATAAGTGGACGGTGACTTCTGATAAGACGATTGGAGGTAGAAGTGAAGTATTCTTGAAAATGAGCAAGAACAACCGAAGTGCCCTGCTTTATGGAACTCTGAGCTCTGAGGCTCCTCAGGATGGGGACAGTAGACAAAGTGGATACTGTGCAATGATCTCCCGGATTCCAAGG GGTGCTTTTGAGAGGAAGCTGTCTTATGATTGGTCCCAGTTTAATACTCTGTATCTCCGAGTTCGTGGGGACGGACGGCCTTGGATGGTGAATATCAAGCAAGACACAGAGTTTATCCAGAGAAAAAATCAGATGTACAGTTACTTCATGTTCACCCGTGGGGGACCCTACTGGCAGGAAGTCAAG ATTCCTTTctccaaatttttcttttcaaatcaaGGAAGGGTACGAGATGTCCAGGGCCCACTCGTATTGGACAAG ATATCTTCTATAGGATTCACTCTGTCTGATAAGGTGGATGGACCATTCTTCCTGGAAATAGATTTCATTGGTGTGTTTACTGATCCAGCCCATACAGAAGAATTTGCTTATGAGAATTCTCCCGCTCTTAACCCAAGACTTTTCAGATAG